A single genomic interval of Chrysemys picta bellii isolate R12L10 chromosome 8, ASM1138683v2, whole genome shotgun sequence harbors:
- the LOC101952401 gene encoding flavin-containing monooxygenase 1-like isoform X1 produces the protein MVKRVAIIGAGVSGLTSIKCCLDEGLEPTCFERSDDIGGLWRFTEHVEDGRPSLYKSVVSNTCKEMSAFTDFPYPEDFPVFLSSSQVLEYLRMYAKHFGLLKHIQFKTTVISVRKCPDFSATGQWAIVTESNGKQESSVFDAVMVCIGYLSDPSLPLESFPGIETFQGKYFHSRYYKHPDVFEGKRVLVIGMGNSGVDIAIEASRVAKKVMISTGRGAWVISRVFDNGYPWDMVFLTRFMNVIRNSLPGPITTWLVAHRTSQWFDHANYGLIPKDRDVIREPVLNDDLPGCIITGKITIKPSLKEIKENSVVFQNSPTEEPVDIIVFATGYKFSFPFLEESVVKVEKKQASLYKYIFPPHLEKPTLAVIGLIKPFGAVMPVVEIQARWVTRVFNGLCQLPPVSTMVEEINETKKNKIRWFGLSYDEILKTDCLVYIDELASLIGTKPSVLTLLFKDPILAMKIFFGPCTAYQYRLTGPGKWDGARNAILTQWERTVKPTRTRVVEEPPNFCFNLLKLIGLFALFAAIFLGFK, from the exons ATGGTGAAGAGAGTTGCAATTATCGGAGCTGGCGTGAGTGGACTGACCTCCATCAAGTGCTGCCTGGATGAGGGGCTGGAGCCCACCTGCTTTGAGAGGAGTGATGACATCGGGGGTCTCTGGAGATTCACA GAACATGTTGAAGATGGGAGGCCCAGCCTTTACAAATCCGTGGTCAGTAACACCTGCAAGGAGATGTCGGCCTTCACAGACTTCCCGTATCCTGAGGATTTTCCAGTCTTTCTGTCCAGTTCCCAAGTCCTGGAGTATCTCAGGATGTATGCCAAGCATTTTGGCCTTCTGAAGCACATCCAGTTCAAG ACCACAGTCATCAGTGTAAGGAAATGCCCAGATTTCTCTGCCACTGGCCAGTGGGCTATTGTCACGGAGTCTAATGGGAAGCAGGAGTCATCTGTCTTTGATGCTGTTATGGTTTGCATTGGCTATCTCTCTGATCCATCCCTGCCGCTGGAGTCTTTTCCTG GGATAGAGACATTTCAAGGCAAGTACTTTCACAGCCGCTATTACAAGCATCCAGATGTGTTTGAGGGGAAGAGAGTCCTTGTGATTGGCATGGGGAATTCTGGAGTGGATATCGCCATTGAGGCCAGTCGTGTAGCTAAAAAG GTGATGATCAGCACTGGCCGAGGTGCGTGGGTGATCAGTCGGGTGTTTGACAATGGTTACCCATGGGACATGGTCTTCCTAACTCGTTTCATGAATGTGATCCGGAATTCCCTCCCTGGGCCCATTACAACGTGGCTGGTTGCGCACAGGACGAGTCAGTGGTTTGACCATGCAAACTACGGCCTGATACCTAAGGACAG AGATGTGATACGGGAGCCTGTGCTGAATGATGACCTTCCAGGCTGTATCATCACTGGGAAAATCACCATAAAACCAAGTCTGAAGGAGATCAAGGAAAACTCAGTCGTGTTTCAAAATAGCCCCACGGAGGAACCTGTTGACATCATCGTCTTTGCCACAGGATACAAgttctccttccctttccttGAGGAATCTGTTGTCAAAGTCGAAAAGAAGCAGGCATCCCTGTACAAATATATCTTCCCCCCTCATCTGGAGAAGCCAACCCTGGCCGTCATTGGCCTCATCAAGCCATTTGGTGCAGTCATGCCAGTTGTAGAAATTCAAGCTCGCTGGGTCACACGAGTCTTTAACG GCTTGTGTCAGCTGCCTCCAGTGAGCACCATGGTGGAAGAGATCAACGAGACGAAGAAAAACAAAATTCGCTG GTTCGGTTTGTCTTATGATGAGATCCTGAAAACTGATTGCCTCGTGTATATTGACGAACTTGCCTCCTTGATCGGCACAAAACCCAGTGTGCTGACTCTGCTCTTCAAAGATCCAATCCTGGCCATGAAAATTTTCTTTGGTCCATGCACAGCATACCAGTACCGCCTGACTGGGCCGGGGAAGTGGGATGGAGCCAGAAATGCCATTCTGACCCAGTGGGAGCGAACAGTGAAGCCCACAAGAACACGAGTTGTAGAGGAGCCTCCAAACTTCTGTTTCAATTTGCTTAAACTAATTGGCCTTTTTGCTCTCTTCGCTGCAATTTTTCTTGGTTTCAAGTAG
- the LOC101952401 gene encoding flavin-containing monooxygenase 1-like isoform X2, which yields MGNSGVDIAIEASRVAKKVMISTGRGAWVISRVFDNGYPWDMVFLTRFMNVIRNSLPGPITTWLVAHRTSQWFDHANYGLIPKDRDVIREPVLNDDLPGCIITGKITIKPSLKEIKENSVVFQNSPTEEPVDIIVFATGYKFSFPFLEESVVKVEKKQASLYKYIFPPHLEKPTLAVIGLIKPFGAVMPVVEIQARWVTRVFNGLCQLPPVSTMVEEINETKKNKIRWFGLSYDEILKTDCLVYIDELASLIGTKPSVLTLLFKDPILAMKIFFGPCTAYQYRLTGPGKWDGARNAILTQWERTVKPTRTRVVEEPPNFCFNLLKLIGLFALFAAIFLGFK from the exons ATGGGGAATTCTGGAGTGGATATCGCCATTGAGGCCAGTCGTGTAGCTAAAAAG GTGATGATCAGCACTGGCCGAGGTGCGTGGGTGATCAGTCGGGTGTTTGACAATGGTTACCCATGGGACATGGTCTTCCTAACTCGTTTCATGAATGTGATCCGGAATTCCCTCCCTGGGCCCATTACAACGTGGCTGGTTGCGCACAGGACGAGTCAGTGGTTTGACCATGCAAACTACGGCCTGATACCTAAGGACAG AGATGTGATACGGGAGCCTGTGCTGAATGATGACCTTCCAGGCTGTATCATCACTGGGAAAATCACCATAAAACCAAGTCTGAAGGAGATCAAGGAAAACTCAGTCGTGTTTCAAAATAGCCCCACGGAGGAACCTGTTGACATCATCGTCTTTGCCACAGGATACAAgttctccttccctttccttGAGGAATCTGTTGTCAAAGTCGAAAAGAAGCAGGCATCCCTGTACAAATATATCTTCCCCCCTCATCTGGAGAAGCCAACCCTGGCCGTCATTGGCCTCATCAAGCCATTTGGTGCAGTCATGCCAGTTGTAGAAATTCAAGCTCGCTGGGTCACACGAGTCTTTAACG GCTTGTGTCAGCTGCCTCCAGTGAGCACCATGGTGGAAGAGATCAACGAGACGAAGAAAAACAAAATTCGCTG GTTCGGTTTGTCTTATGATGAGATCCTGAAAACTGATTGCCTCGTGTATATTGACGAACTTGCCTCCTTGATCGGCACAAAACCCAGTGTGCTGACTCTGCTCTTCAAAGATCCAATCCTGGCCATGAAAATTTTCTTTGGTCCATGCACAGCATACCAGTACCGCCTGACTGGGCCGGGGAAGTGGGATGGAGCCAGAAATGCCATTCTGACCCAGTGGGAGCGAACAGTGAAGCCCACAAGAACACGAGTTGTAGAGGAGCCTCCAAACTTCTGTTTCAATTTGCTTAAACTAATTGGCCTTTTTGCTCTCTTCGCTGCAATTTTTCTTGGTTTCAAGTAG